The Drosophila bipectinata strain 14024-0381.07 chromosome 2L, DbipHiC1v2, whole genome shotgun sequence genome has a segment encoding these proteins:
- the LOC108132418 gene encoding RNA-binding protein 5-A-like isoform X2, with the protein MAQGVISLGDQRLTMQYSHKRIQDWNCNKCGVCNFKFRFYCFVCKTSREEGESVFSGGSEGIDEVSNILTKKIMLRNLDALANEESVLTALQEHIPDLAKTVSKVLISRDTLTQASRGICYLNFDTLVDSMNTYNALTALQPPLVLDDRNVAITYCIDSEDRPKLPKDTTTAGDRDNPSGAPEPMSPSGISENYTLADVPRLAEYSASLYASNPAEHAHYVQYYTDYYTTEIKKKKGDTQVTEANSGAAVALSAIQRKQKKMSSIETTITAAAAAAAQAAAEVKAAFAAKNVTAPRGNDGKIYPAPDVSKYQYDESSGYYYDPSTGLYYDAHSQYYYNNETGAYLYWDQRRSTYVLATPASTQAALQEVISEAEQKEEEAKKAKEKEKEKEGGKPDKVKVAKKIVKDMEKWAKQLNQKKDYTAVATPQPILSGNEGPSTSRPTQGAYADVGFSILEKKERAKLTDYIAPTGPPGINKLVNAYGGASDSEEESAPNYQNASNSVGAGGGAASELDYVDFQKLTCLLCKRAFQSLDILQKHLKMSNLHKENLAKLNQNSAGASSGDGGLSYRDRAKERRLKYGESDPPPPNRSRERFEQEIKTLQSRQKDSGAAPAMPISSSNVGSRLLQKMGWSEGQGLGRKNQGRTQIIEAEGRTNNIGLGNQSGKMVPGNDYKSYIKKMMKQRYENA; encoded by the exons ATGGCGCAG GGCGTTATTTCGTTGGGAGATCAAAGACTCACTATGCAGTATAGCCATAAGCGCATTCAGGATTGGAACTGCAACaag TGTGGTGTTTGTAACTTCAAGTTTCGGTTCTATTGTTTTGTGTGTAAGACATCTCGAGAAGAGGGAGAGTCTGTGTTTTCCGGAGGCAGCGAGGGCATTGATGAAGTCAGCAACATTCTTACCAAAA aaaTTATGCTGCGAAACTTGGACGCTTTGGCGAATGAAGAGAGCGTACTGACTGCGCTCCAGGAGCATATTCCGGACCTGGCTAAGACTGTCAGCAAGGTGTTGATTAGTCGGGATACTCTCACTCAGGCATCGAGAGGCATTTGCTACCTCAATTTTGATACACTCGTTGACTCCATGAATACCTACAATGCATTGACGGCTCTGCAACCGCCACTAGTATTGGATGACAGAAATG TTGCCATTACATATTGCATTGACTCGGAGGATCGTCCCAAGTTGCCGAAGGATACAACTACGGCCGGTGACAGAGACAATCCCAGTGGGGCTCCCGAACCAATGTCACCTTCCGGAATCAGTGAGAACTACACTTTGGCCGACGTACCTCGTTTGGCTGAGTACAGTGCCTCACTGTATGCCTCGAATCCTGCAGAGCACGCTCATTATGTTCAGTACTATACAGATTATTACACAACAGAGATTAAAAAGAAGAAGGGAGACACTCAAGTCACTGAAGCAAACTCTGGTGCTGCTGTGGCCCTTTCGGCTATCCAACGCAAACAAAAGAAGATGAGCAGTATTGAGACTACGATTACAgccgctgcagcagcagccgcccaAGCAGCTGCTGAGGTAAAGGCAGCCTTTGCTGCCAAGAATGTAACCGCTCCAAGGGGCAACGATGGAAAGATCTATC CTGCCCCTGATGTGTCCAAGTATCAGTATGATGAATCTTCTGGCTACTATTATGACCCTTCCACGGGTCTTTACTACGACGCTCACTCGCAGTATTATTACAACAACGAAACAGGAGCCTATCTCTACTGGGATCAACGCAGAAGCACTTATGTCTTGGCCACGCCAGCCTCCACGCAGGCTGCTCTGCAAGAAGTCATATCTGAGGCGGAACAGAAAGAGGAAGAAGCCAAAAAGGCTAAGGAAAAAGAGAAGGAAAAAGAGGGAGGCAAGCCCGACAAGGTCAAGGTGGCCAAGAAGATAGTGAAGGACATGGAGAAGTGGGCCAAGCAGCTCAACCAAAAGAAAGACTACACGGCTGTGGCCACTCCGCAACCCATACTGTCAGGAAATGAAGGTCCTAGCACATCACGGCCCACCCAAGGTGCCTATGCTGATGTGGGCTTTTCAATCCTTGAGAAAAAAGAACGCGCCAAGCTTACGGACTACATAGCGCCAACAGGTCCTCCcggaataaataaattggtcAATGCCTACGGTGGAGCATCGGACTCAGAAGAGGAAAGTGCGCCCAACTACCAGAACGCCTCAAATTCGGtaggagctggaggaggagccgccagcgaattggactacGTGGATTTCCAGAAGCTCACCTGTTTGCTCTGCAAGCGGGCCTTCCAATCACTTGACATACTGCAGAAGCATTTAAAGATGTCCAACCTGCACAAAGAGAATCTGGCCAAGCTCAACCAAAACTCCGCAGGAGCTTCAAGCGGAGATGGAGGACTATC CTATCGAGATCGTGCCAAGGAGCGTAGGCTAAAGTATGGGGAAAGCGATCCTCCTCCTCCGAATCGCAGCCGGGAACGCTTTGAACAGGAGATTAAGACCTTGCAGTCTAGGCAAAAGGACAGCGGTGCGGCTCCAGCCATGCCTATTAGCTCCAGCAACGTGGGCAGCCGACTGCTTCAGAAGATGGGCTGGTCAGAAGGACAGGGATTGGGCAGGAAAAACCAAGGACGTACCCAAATCATAGAG GCTGAAGGCCGTACCAACAACATTGGCCTAGGAAACCAGTCAGGAAAAATGGTGCCTGGTAATGACTACAAGTCCTACATCAAGAAGATGATGAAGCAACGTTATGAAAACGCCTAA
- the LOC108132418 gene encoding RNA-binding protein 5-A-like isoform X1, producing the protein MDSRNRGFSSGGGSDCGGRGNYQRSRSRYSRSRSRSRERNRGYAGSRHRNSRSRSRDRSPNFRHDQRGGRGGGGDPDLYQNLIHDDYRDDQRNFNSRNNFEHRPFRREENFEHRNRDRDRGQSNFDNEHRWRDMDSRERSPMERFPDREQGRPWNRNYEHDDRGRSNERNIRSRDNRSHNGGGNNGRMGSRDRERDREREREWDRDRDRRGSSEEDSDEGQMRRNQSRHVTEALNIIIIFGLSKQITKADIMSELIKVNMEPACIRIIRKHGADSSRGIAFVEFNTVEEAKQWMDITQGVISLGDQRLTMQYSHKRIQDWNCNKCGVCNFKFRFYCFVCKTSREEGESVFSGGSEGIDEVSNILTKKIMLRNLDALANEESVLTALQEHIPDLAKTVSKVLISRDTLTQASRGICYLNFDTLVDSMNTYNALTALQPPLVLDDRNVAITYCIDSEDRPKLPKDTTTAGDRDNPSGAPEPMSPSGISENYTLADVPRLAEYSASLYASNPAEHAHYVQYYTDYYTTEIKKKKGDTQVTEANSGAAVALSAIQRKQKKMSSIETTITAAAAAAAQAAAEVKAAFAAKNVTAPRGNDGKIYPAPDVSKYQYDESSGYYYDPSTGLYYDAHSQYYYNNETGAYLYWDQRRSTYVLATPASTQAALQEVISEAEQKEEEAKKAKEKEKEKEGGKPDKVKVAKKIVKDMEKWAKQLNQKKDYTAVATPQPILSGNEGPSTSRPTQGAYADVGFSILEKKERAKLTDYIAPTGPPGINKLVNAYGGASDSEEESAPNYQNASNSVGAGGGAASELDYVDFQKLTCLLCKRAFQSLDILQKHLKMSNLHKENLAKLNQNSAGASSGDGGLSYRDRAKERRLKYGESDPPPPNRSRERFEQEIKTLQSRQKDSGAAPAMPISSSNVGSRLLQKMGWSEGQGLGRKNQGRTQIIEAEGRTNNIGLGNQSGKMVPGNDYKSYIKKMMKQRYENA; encoded by the exons ATGGACTCGCGTAATCGAGGCTTTTCGTCGGGTGGTGGAAGTGACTGTGGGGGAAGGGGCAACTACCAGCGGTCCCGGTCGCGCTACAGCAGATCCCGGTCCCGTTCACG AGAAAGAAATCGCGGATATGCCGGATCCAGGCACCGCAATTCCCGGTCACGGAGTCGGGATCGATCCCCGAATTTCCGGCACGACCAACGTGGTGGTAGAGGTGGCGGTGGGGACCCTGATTTGTATCAGAACTTGATCCATGATGATTATCGGGATGACCAGCGCAACTTCAACTCCCGAAACAACTTTGAACATCGGCCATTCCGGCGCGAAGAGAACTTTGAGCATCGAAACAGGGACAGGGATAGGGGTCAAAGCAACTTTGACAACGAACATCGTTGGCGAGATATGGACTCTCGCGAAAGGAGTCCTATGGAGAGGTTCCCAGATAGAGAGCAAGGCAGGCCCTGGAACCGGAATTATGAACATGATGATAGAGGAAGAAGCAACGAAAGGAACAT tcGTTCCCGAGATAATCGGTCCCACAATGGTGGCGGTAACAATGGGCGAATGGGCAGCCGCGACCGGGAACGAGACCGGGAGCGGGAACGGGAGTGGGACAGAGATCGCGACAGGAGAGGCTCGTCGGAAGAGGACAGTGATGAGGGACAGATGCGGCGGAATCAAAGTAGACATGTGACGGAAGCGCTCAATATAATTATTATCTTTGGACTCTCGAAACAAATAACAAAGGCAGAT ATCATGAGTGAACTGATTAAGGTCAACATGGAGCCAGCCTGCATTCGGATCATCCGGAAACATGGCGCAG ATTCATCACGCGGTATAGCGTTTGTCGAGTTTAACACCGTTGAGGAGGCAAAGCAATGGATGGATATAACTCAG GGCGTTATTTCGTTGGGAGATCAAAGACTCACTATGCAGTATAGCCATAAGCGCATTCAGGATTGGAACTGCAACaag TGTGGTGTTTGTAACTTCAAGTTTCGGTTCTATTGTTTTGTGTGTAAGACATCTCGAGAAGAGGGAGAGTCTGTGTTTTCCGGAGGCAGCGAGGGCATTGATGAAGTCAGCAACATTCTTACCAAAA aaaTTATGCTGCGAAACTTGGACGCTTTGGCGAATGAAGAGAGCGTACTGACTGCGCTCCAGGAGCATATTCCGGACCTGGCTAAGACTGTCAGCAAGGTGTTGATTAGTCGGGATACTCTCACTCAGGCATCGAGAGGCATTTGCTACCTCAATTTTGATACACTCGTTGACTCCATGAATACCTACAATGCATTGACGGCTCTGCAACCGCCACTAGTATTGGATGACAGAAATG TTGCCATTACATATTGCATTGACTCGGAGGATCGTCCCAAGTTGCCGAAGGATACAACTACGGCCGGTGACAGAGACAATCCCAGTGGGGCTCCCGAACCAATGTCACCTTCCGGAATCAGTGAGAACTACACTTTGGCCGACGTACCTCGTTTGGCTGAGTACAGTGCCTCACTGTATGCCTCGAATCCTGCAGAGCACGCTCATTATGTTCAGTACTATACAGATTATTACACAACAGAGATTAAAAAGAAGAAGGGAGACACTCAAGTCACTGAAGCAAACTCTGGTGCTGCTGTGGCCCTTTCGGCTATCCAACGCAAACAAAAGAAGATGAGCAGTATTGAGACTACGATTACAgccgctgcagcagcagccgcccaAGCAGCTGCTGAGGTAAAGGCAGCCTTTGCTGCCAAGAATGTAACCGCTCCAAGGGGCAACGATGGAAAGATCTATC CTGCCCCTGATGTGTCCAAGTATCAGTATGATGAATCTTCTGGCTACTATTATGACCCTTCCACGGGTCTTTACTACGACGCTCACTCGCAGTATTATTACAACAACGAAACAGGAGCCTATCTCTACTGGGATCAACGCAGAAGCACTTATGTCTTGGCCACGCCAGCCTCCACGCAGGCTGCTCTGCAAGAAGTCATATCTGAGGCGGAACAGAAAGAGGAAGAAGCCAAAAAGGCTAAGGAAAAAGAGAAGGAAAAAGAGGGAGGCAAGCCCGACAAGGTCAAGGTGGCCAAGAAGATAGTGAAGGACATGGAGAAGTGGGCCAAGCAGCTCAACCAAAAGAAAGACTACACGGCTGTGGCCACTCCGCAACCCATACTGTCAGGAAATGAAGGTCCTAGCACATCACGGCCCACCCAAGGTGCCTATGCTGATGTGGGCTTTTCAATCCTTGAGAAAAAAGAACGCGCCAAGCTTACGGACTACATAGCGCCAACAGGTCCTCCcggaataaataaattggtcAATGCCTACGGTGGAGCATCGGACTCAGAAGAGGAAAGTGCGCCCAACTACCAGAACGCCTCAAATTCGGtaggagctggaggaggagccgccagcgaattggactacGTGGATTTCCAGAAGCTCACCTGTTTGCTCTGCAAGCGGGCCTTCCAATCACTTGACATACTGCAGAAGCATTTAAAGATGTCCAACCTGCACAAAGAGAATCTGGCCAAGCTCAACCAAAACTCCGCAGGAGCTTCAAGCGGAGATGGAGGACTATC CTATCGAGATCGTGCCAAGGAGCGTAGGCTAAAGTATGGGGAAAGCGATCCTCCTCCTCCGAATCGCAGCCGGGAACGCTTTGAACAGGAGATTAAGACCTTGCAGTCTAGGCAAAAGGACAGCGGTGCGGCTCCAGCCATGCCTATTAGCTCCAGCAACGTGGGCAGCCGACTGCTTCAGAAGATGGGCTGGTCAGAAGGACAGGGATTGGGCAGGAAAAACCAAGGACGTACCCAAATCATAGAG GCTGAAGGCCGTACCAACAACATTGGCCTAGGAAACCAGTCAGGAAAAATGGTGCCTGGTAATGACTACAAGTCCTACATCAAGAAGATGATGAAGCAACGTTATGAAAACGCCTAA
- the Charon gene encoding uncharacterized protein Charon, with translation MKKVLLTKTQKVERIASGGELLLKTPQTPPLPIRVITMPSSTPVSCNTYIQRKSFKPFFEDIFKSLMCIPDKALQQRVINAINGHNSHSSDKDSSTISHQGKQCSCGVTKVDASTQTQWESDDRKILPQGHYVPPKSEEKPPIKNESADSTKNSSPTDSNPISNSTPITSTAQPVKVPKKRGRKRNTCVPQVVKRSAAQMALQEREDKQLTPLVTKKKKLEVTNTHETQSNNSFKTPERRNSNMSDISLSNISLSDIPFSEEDQSRVEGYIEGTSTDLIKHMMAQEFLKARVKSEEGLFPIHDYILRGDVFGVKRQVFVFSHVNTDINTLLSSDGEDCLQLALTNNVDAEIVSIIISAGCLLDHFYENSNTVIHLAVINNINLESVRVLMKHIDLNLLLEPNDDGYTALHLAVRYNQFHMAEAILDCIDERDLGEPIYRRTAETPNTDGRDEKAFSKYYDRACDNLDMTKSKLKTRRMKLDVINASETRAGNTPLFYAIEGELEHFCYFLLAHLADPDQENFIGHSPKSYHYDYARNLRISLKVSRVMDKVIGLLNS, from the exons ATGAAGAAGGTTTTGTTGACGAAAACGCAAAAGGTCGAGCGGATCGCATCCGGAGGGGAATTATTACTCAAGACCCCCCAAACGCCTCCACTACCGATTCGGGTCATTACCATGCCCAGTTCTACACCGGTCAGCTGCAATACTTACATCCAGCGCAAATCATTCAAGCCCTTTTTTGAGGACATTTTCAAGTCCCTAATGTGCATACCTGATAAAGCCCTCCAGCAACGCGTGATCAATGCGATTAATGGCCACAATAGCCACAGCTCAGATAAGGACAGCTCCACTATCTCGCATCAAGGTAAACAATGTTCTTGTGGAGTCACAAAGGTAGACGCCTCCACGCAAACACAATGGGAATCGGATGACAGGAAAATCCTACCACAGGGGCATTATGTGCCGCCAAAATCCGAGGAAAAACCACccataaaaaatgaatcaGCCGATTCAACGAAGAACTCGAGCCCCACGGACTCCAATCCGATTTCAAATTCCACACCAATTACGTCAACAGCTCAGCCAGTAAAAGTTCCTAAAAAACGTGGAAGGAAACGGAATACATGTGTTCCACAGGTGGTTAAGCGATCGGCAGCCCAAATGGCGCTACAGGAGCGCGAGGACAAACAGCTGACTCCGCTGGttaccaaaaagaaaaagctgGAGGTTACG AACACGCATGAAACTCAAAGCAATAATTCTTTCAAAACTCCAGAACGGCGAAACTCAAACATGTCCGATATATCTTTGTCGAATATATCTTTGTCCGATATACCCTTTAGTGAAGAGGACCAAAGCCGAGTAGAGGGCTACATAGAAGGAACAAGTACGGACTTAATAAAACATATGATGGCCCAAGAATTCCTAAAAGCTAGAGTCAAGTCCGAGGAAGGACTGTT TCCCATCCATGATTACATACTGCGTGGCGATGTTTTTGGGGTAAAGCGGCAGGTGTTTGTGTTTTCGCACGTAAACACCGACATCAACACTCTGCTCAGCAGCGATGGCGAGGATTGCCTGCAACTTGCACTAACCAACAACGTTGATGCGGAGATCGTGTCAATTATTATCTCAGCGGGATGCCTGCTAGATCACTTCTACGAGAACTCCAACACCGTCATTCACCTGGCAGTGATCAACAACATAAATCTCGAATCCGTTAGAGTTCTGATGAAGCATATTGACTTAAATCTTCTTTTGGAGCCCAATGATGATGGTTATACAGCTCTGCATCTGGCAGTGCGGTACAATCAGTTCCATATGGCAGAAGCCATTCTGGATTGCATAGACGAGCGGGATTTGGGCGAGCCGATCTACAGGAGAACAGCGGAAACTCCAAATACTGATGGTCGGGACGAGAAAGCCTTCTCGAAGTACTACGATCGGGCTTGCGACAACTTGGATATGACTAAATCGAAGCTGAAAACGCGCAGAATGAAGCTGGATGTGATTAATGCCTCCGAAACGAGGGCAGGGAATACGCCTCTTTTCTACGCCATAGAGGGAGAGCTAG AACACTTTTGCTATTTCCTGCTAGCCCACCTGGCCGATCCCGATCAGGAGAACTTTATCGGGCATTCCCCGAAATCTTACCACTACGATTATGCACGCAACTTACGCATTAGCCTGAAAGTGTCAAGAGTTATGGACAAAGTAATTGGATTATTGAATTCTTAA
- the LOC108132378 gene encoding zinc finger matrin-type protein 5 — protein MGGKSYFCDYCCCFMKNDLNVRKLHNSGIAHTICKTNYLRRLTDPRTVLVEERLKQPCLRYFSGYCKFEMFCKNSHYSKKQLEKLEKLVLAQNRRESRKKKKPKKWPWKTLPQKGLPPSLQPIDLALLKKTNFDLNWG, from the exons atgGGCGGAAAGAGCTATTTTTGcgattattgttgttgttttatgaaaaatgaCTTAAATGTACGCAAATTGCACAATAGTGGCATCGCCCACACGATTTGCAAAACCAATTATTTGCGACGCCTAACAG ATCCAAGAACTGTCTTGGTAGAGGAACGTCTTAAGCAGCCTTGTTTGCGCTACTTTAGTGGCTACTGCAAGTTTGAGATGTTTTGCAAAAACAGCCATTACAGTAAAAAGCAGTTGGAAAAGCTGGAAAAATTGG TTTTAGCCCAAAACAGACGGGAGAGCCGAAAAAAGAAGAAACCCAAAAAGTGGCCATGGAAGACACTACCACAAAAAGGACTGCCTCCGTCGCTGCAACCCATTGACTTGGCCCTGCTTAAGAAAACCAATTTCGATCTGAACTGGGGTTAA
- the Plap gene encoding phospholipase A-2-activating protein: protein MEPSLDNFKLSCELLGHSMDVRAVAAGGVSPQGGQVILSGSRDKSTKLWRPSGNEYIESLTLQDHKNFISYIFYLESEQWICTASNDSTICIYKHDGLVPLITLKGHGSTVCALAGGLKSRSIISGSWDKTARVWSISETGDVTFITLEGHEAAVWAVATLKEQQKYVTGGADKCIYYWNEKGEKLRLLKGHTDCVRGLIALEANTLLSCGNDAILRFWNEDGECVRELSGHSNYIYAMARNTALGDQVVVSCGEDSTLRMWNVITGDELGAPILHPAISVWSVACLQNGDIVTGSSDGVVRVFSQEPARQASEGIRNAFDLAVSTRKSQINEEIGGVKKTDLPGPEALLSNGTREGQTKMVRHPDGSVKCYSWEMGNWNLVGDVTGGAGGTQASSGKKMHEGKEYDFVFSVDISDTEPPIKLPYNRGEDPWQAAQSFIHKNNLPQAYLDQVANFIVTNSNSAPVLSQAPTGYQDPFTGGSRYVPGSSNTNVPSGGNVDPFTGSSSYSTGTSANQSRVDVNFVKSGDKHFPISNYRTFDTCDANKVLEKLKEFNNKISTSDGKVGEEILLAVIKLTEQSPELDLTSLEALTILLKWPEGMLFPVLDILRLAVRNEAIFSILHNTHNFLSIVIPHLGGSAANQLMVIRCLANSLGHTTGRLHIEKQLPEITDLIAGIKAGSANLQIAVATFYLNVTISQILGVAKGEVCHVVTSGVVELLKWAKDLEACYRSMQAIGNLTTTPCGQETIAQVISVDYVMDKLRELTNTPQGENFSKVNSVGQALLAAF, encoded by the exons ATGGAGCCATCGCTGGATAATTTCAAGCTGAGCTGTGAGCTGCTGGGGCACAGCATGGACGTCCGTGCCGTAGCAGCTGGAGGAGTGTCTCCTCAAGGAGGACAGGTCATTCTCTCTGGATCGCGAGACAAAAGCACAAAGTTGTGGCGTCCAAGTGG AAACGAGTATATTGAGAGTCTGACCCTGCAGGATCACAAGAACTTCATATCTTACATCTTCTACCTAGAGTCTGAGCAGTGGATATGTACCGCCAGCAACGATTCGACCATTTGTATTTATAAACATGACGGTCTTGTTCCTTTGatcaccctgaagggtcatgGATCGACGGTGTGCGCCCTTGCTGGAGGATTAAAGTCCCGCAGCATCATCAGTGGCAGCTGGGACAAGACAGCCCGGGTGTGGTCAATCAGTGAGACGGGCGATGTTACATTCATAACGCTGGAGGGCCATGAGGCTGCGGTCTGGGCTGTCGCCACTCTGAAAGAGCAGCAAAAATACGTTACCGGGGGAGCTGACAAATGCATCTACTACTGGAACGAGAAGGGCGAAAAGTTGCGGCTGCTCAAGGGCCACACGGACTGTGTTCGTGGCCTGATTGCCCTGGAGGCAAATACCTTACTCTCATGCGGCAACGACGCCATACTGCGTTTTTGGAACGAGGACGGCGAGTGCGTCCGGGAGTTGAGTGGCCACTCGAACTATATCTATGCGATGGCCAGAAACACAGCTCTGGGAGACCAGGTGGTGGTCTCCTGCGGCGAAGACAGCACCCTGCGTATGTGGAATGTGATTACAGGCGATGAGCTGGGAGCTCCCATTCTGCATCCGGCCATTTCAGTGTGGTCTGTGGCGTGTTTACAAAACGGAGATATTGTCACCGGCAGCAGTGACGGAGTAGTTCGTGTCTTTAGTCAGGAACCGGCGCGACAGGCCAGCGAGGGAATCAGAAATGCCTTCGATCTTGCAGTGTCCACAAGGAAATCGCAGATAAACGAGGAGATTGGCGGTGTAAAGAAAACTGA CCTTCCTGGCCCCGAGGCACTGTTGTCCAATGGAACTCGCGAGGGTCAAACAAAGATGGTGCGCCATCCTGACGGCTCAGTAAAGTGCTACAGCTGGGAGATGGGCAATTGGAACCTGGTCGGAGACGTCACCGGAGGCGCTGGGGGAACACAAGCCAGTTCCGGTAAGAAAATGCACGAGGGTAAGGAGTACGACTTTGTGTTCAGCGTGGATATCTCCGATACGGAGCCACCAATCAAACTCCCCTACAACCGTGGCGAAGATCCCTGGCAGGCGGCGCAGTCTTTCATTCACAAGAACAACCTGCCGCAGGCATACCTTGACCAAGTCGCCAACTTCATAGTGACGAACTCCAACAGTGCACCCGTGCTGAGCCAGGCACCCACTGGCTATCAGGATCCATTCACTGGCGGCTCCCGGTACGTGCCCGGATCAAGTAACACAAACGTTCCCAGCGGAGGAAATGTCGATCCATTCACAGGATCTTCCAGCTACTCAACCGGAACCAGCGCCAACCAGTCGCGCGTGGATGTAAATTTCGTAAAGTCCGGAGACAAACACTTCCCAATCAGTAACTACCGCACTTTTGATACATGTGATGCCAACAAGGTGCTGGAAAAGTTAAA aGAATTTAATAACAAGATATCCACCAGCGATGGAAAAGTGGGAGAGGAGATTCTTCTGGCTGTAATAAAACTCACAGAGCAGTCCCCAGAGCTGGACCTAACCTCGTTGGAAGCTCTGACCATTCTTTTGAAGTGGCCTGAAGGAATGCTCTTTCCCGTCCTAGACATTCTTCGTCTGGCAGTCAGAAACGAAGCAATTTTCAGCATTCTTCACAACACCCACAACTTTCTTAGCATTGTGATTCCCCACCTGGGCGGATCGGCAGCCAACCAATTAATGGTGATACGATGTTTAGCCAATAGCTTGGGCCACACCACCGGACGTCTGCATATCGAAAAGCAACTGCCGGAGATCACTGATTTAATAGCCGGGATCAAGGCGGGAAGTGCCAATTTGCAGATTGCCGTCGCCACATTTTATCTCAACGTGACCATTTCACAGATCCTTGGCGTGGCCAAGGGGGAAGTGTGTCATGTTGTTACCTCGGGTGTTGTTGAGCTTCTTAAATGGGCCAAGGATCTGGAAGCCTGCTACCGCTCCATGCAGGCCATCGGAAACCTGACCACCACTCCATGCGGCCAAGAGACTATCGCTCAGGTGATTTCCGTTGACTATGTGATGGATAAGCTGCGGGAGCTGACCAACACTCCGCAGGGAGAGAACTTTAGCAAAGTGAACTCAGTCGGCCAGGCCCTTTTGGCCGCATTTTAG
- the LOC108132377 gene encoding uncharacterized protein produces the protein MGGPELPSDPGHEVFPTPAVDHPRVGAESEESDDPDAYEGYQPLAMDEGNEGIASEETRVQAPQAEDGNADEDIDLLNAPVTHGDPNMPPIETADVEIERQVWNEPRPKELQIELDKTRTEQILKAMSTITLPNITVPDWAKGVPEDRWKLELLDRINNRQRPSGPDSSATEKPQHSKAHID, from the exons atGGGTGGCCCAGAACTTCCCTCGGATCCTGGTCATGAGGTATTCCCAACGCCAGCAGTTGACCATCCTCGGGTGGGAGCAGAGAGTGAGGAGAGCGACGATCCGGATGCATATGAGGGCTATCAACCACTGGCCATGGATGAGGGAAACGAGGGAATAGCAAGCGAGGAGACTAGGGTGCAGGCACCACAAGCCGAGGATGGAAATGCGGACGAGGATATTGATTTACTCAACGCTCCTGTGACACATGGCGACCCCAATATGCCGCCTATCGAGACTGCAGATGTGGAAATCGAACGACAGGTGTGGAACGAACCCAGGCCCAAGGAGTTACAAATAGAGCTGGACAAAACGCGAACCGAGCAA ATCCTCAAAGCTATGTCCACTATTACCTTGCCCAACATCACAGTACCTGATTGGGCCAAGGGTGTTCCTGAGGATCGATGGAAACTAGAGCTACTCGATCGAATAAATAACCGGCAGCGTCCATCAGGGCCGGATTCCTCGGCAACAGAAAAGCCGCAGCATTCCAAGGCTCATATAGATTAG